atattatacattattattatatattattattcattattattattcattattatattacatattattattcgttattatcatattattatacattattattatattatatattattattcattattatcatattatatatgattatacattattattatgttatgtattattattcattattgttATAcagttcatcttctctcttcaGTCAGAATGTCCTGCAGACGTCTCACATTCCTGATGTCGTGTCTCGTTGTCTCAGCGCTGGACGCCGTCTCCTCcggcgcccgccgccgccgctcgccaCTCAGACAGCTTCAGTCGCTCTTCTTCTCCGATGTTCGCCGGCGAGCTTCACGTCCAGCCGGTCGCGTCGCCGCTCTACAACAACCTCGGTTGCTACGGCGACCTGCTGTCCGAGCACTTCGCCTCGCCCAGGTCGGCCCGAGTCGCGCGTCGGTCGGTCGTGTTGTCAATAAAGTTGTTTGTGTGACGTTCACAGTGAGACTCCCCGTGTACCGGTGTCTCCTCAGGCTCGTTTCACAGGGAGACGTCCTGACGGTCCccacaggccacgcccccgaCCTGCTGGAGAGCAACGCAGAGGGGgtgcacaggtgtgtgtgggggggtgtatgtgtgtctgcgtgtaggtgtaggtgtatgtgtgtgtgtgtgtctgcgtgtgtgtgtgtgtgtctgcgtgtaggggtgggtgtgtgtgtgtgtgtctgcgtgtgtgtgtgtgtgtgtaggcgtatgtgtgtgtgtgtctgcgtgtaggcgtgtgtatgtgtgtctgcgtgtaggggtgggtgtgtgtgtgtctgcgtgtgtgtgtgtgtaggcgtatgtgtgtgtgtgtgtctgtgtgtctgcgtgtaggggtgggtgtgtgtctgtgtgtctgcgtgtaggggtgggtgtgtgtgtgtgtgtctgcgtgtgtgtgtgtgtaggcgtatgtgtgtgtgtgtgtgtgtgtgtgtgtgtctgcgtgtgtgtggtcttaATCATACTAAACATCAATATGAAAACAggatatgtttttctttttggggcctgtgtgacctttgacctccgtcAGGTGTCCAGTGCTGTACTTCAGAGTGCAGAAGGTGTGTCTGTcgacggaggaaggaggaggaggaggaggaggaggaggagaagaagaagaaggaggagaagaagaagaagctctaCTGGTGGACAGACTGCACACCACGCTCTAcatggtgacctttgacctctgacccttgacctctgcCGCCGTGTGTCTCCCTGCCGGCTGACTCCCGTGTCTCCCCCAGCGAGGCCCCGCCGGCGGCCCGGTGCCCGGCCTctccgtggggggggggcggtcccTGTGGAGCAGCCTGTGTCCCGCGGGCCTCCAGACCACCGTGGAGCTCCTCTGCAGCGCCGTCAGCCCGCACCTGCAGCGCAGGTAACGAGCCGGGGCCGCGGGCGCCAGATGGGCcgcggggtcacggggtcacggggtcacgggaccggtgatgtcattgtgtcctGTGgttgcagcagctctctggccGGCTGCACCGTCCTCCTGCACGGACCCACAGGAAGTGGGAAAGTGACGGCGCTCAGAGCAGCGACCCGGAGACTCAACCTCCACCTGCTGAAGGTGggactcttcctcttcttcttcttccattcttcttcttcttcttcatcttccgtttgacttctttttctttttccgttcttcttcttcttcttcttccgtttGACTTCTTCTaatttcattcttcttcttcttcatcttccgtttgacttctttttcttcttccgttcttcttcttccgtttgacttctttttctttttccgttcttcttctttttccgtttttcttcttccgttcttcttcttctttttcttcatcttccgTTTGACTTCTTCATccgttcttctttttcttcctcttccattcttcttcatcttccgtttgacttctttttcttcctcttccattcttcttcttccgttcttcttctcctccctctcactctgctctcttttctttctgtgcGTAGCCTCCGTTGCTAGGCGACCCTTcctgttgttacctgtgtgcaGGTGGACTGCGTCGCCGTGTGCGCCGACACGCCGGCGGCCTCGGAGGCGAAGCTGTCGTCGGCGTTCCGGCGTGCCGAGGCGCTGCGTCCGTGCGTCCTGCTGCTGCGcaacctgcagctgctgctcggTCGCCGCGGCGACGCCAGGGAGGACAGCCGAGTCCACGCCGCGCTCTGCCGCCTGCTCCgcggcgccccctgcaggtcgCTGCCACATGTCAGGTTCTCTCTGCGGTCACGCCGAGGCCGGGGGCCGAAGTCTGACCTGGTGGTTGTCCTCCAGCGTGGTCGTCGTGGCGACGGTCCGCAAACCCCGGGAGCTGCCGGCGGGCGTCGCGGCGGCGTTCGTCCACCGGGTGGCGCTGGAGAGTCCCACCGAGGAGCAGCGGCTCGCCATGCTGGTCAGCTTGAGCCGAGACCTCCAGCTGGGGAGAGACGTCGACCTGGAGAGGATCGCCAAGGGCACCGCGgtacgagaggaggaggagccccaCACTGTGCTCATGaaggactcctcctcctcctcatcctctttctcctcatccctctttctcctcctcctatttctcctcctcctcttcatcctcctctttcaactcctccctcctcctcctcagggctTTGTGTTGGGGGATCTGAGCGCCCTGCTGGTGGAAGCCGGTCGAGCTGCCTGCAGGAGGCTGATTCACACCTGGTGAgaccaaaggtcaaaggtcgcgaGCGTCATCACTGACCTATTGACTCGTGTTATTTAACCTGCGTGTGTTCAGCCGtgggaggctggaggaggcccGGCTGGAGGGGGCCCGGCTGGAGGGGGCCCGGCTGGAGGAGACCCGGCTGGAGGAGACCCGGCTGGAGGGGGCCCGGCTGGAGGGGGCCCGGCTGGAGGAGACCCTGCGCTCCAGCGGCGTGGCGGTCCTGGACCAGGACTTCTGCTCCGCCCTGAAGACCCTGCAGGAGGCCCAGTCCTCGGCCATCGGGGCCCCCAAGGTGACGCCCTGCGCCCGCGggctcattatgggatgtcggTGTTCGGGCCTCTGAGGCTCACCTGCGGTTGACCTGTAGATCCCAGACGTGCGCTGGGAGGACATCGGCGGGCTGCAGCAGGTGAAGAAGGAGATCCTGGACACGGTCCAGCTGCCTCTGCAGCGCCCGGAGCTCCTGAGTCTGGGTCTGAACCGGACCGGGCTCCTCCTGTACGGACCCCCGGGGACCGGCAAGACCCTGCTGGCCAAGGCCGTGGCCACCGAGTGCTCCATGACCTTCCTCAGGTAGGGAGCACCCTCACCTTCCTCAGGTGGGGAAAACCTTCGCTCCTCCAGGTGTTCACCTGTTCTGTGTTTCAGCGTTAAAGGTCCGGAGCTCATCAACATGTACGTGGGTCAGAGTGAAGAGAACATCAGAGAAGGTCCGGTTCCCCTAGAGGAGCTTTCTGTGTATTACACCTGTGCTCCTCGAGTTGTACATCaacctgtgtgtttatgtgtgtgtgtgtttatgtgtgtgtgtgtgtgtgtgtgtgtgtagtgttcaGCAGAGCGCGCTCAGCGGCTCCGTGCGTCGTCTTCTTCGATGAGCTGGACTCTCTGGCTCCCAGCAGGGGGCGCAGTGGAGACTCAGGGggggtgatggacaggtgaggggCCTCACCTGAGGAGACTCCAACTGGCTTTGGGCTTAATATACTTTACTACACAGTTAGTACACAATCCGTAACTTTTTACAGGCTGGAAACATTTAAAACCACCCAGAACCTCCTCGGTACCGACTAGCGAGCATTTTATTGAGCaaccctgttgttgttgttgttgttgttgttgttgacgacgTCCTGACCTCCCCGCAGAGTCGTGTCCCAGCTGCTGGCCGAGCTCGACGCTCTGCCAACGTGTGCCGGAGTTTTTGTGATAGGAGCCACGAACCGTCCAGACCTGCTGGACCGATCACTGCTGAGGCCcggcaggtcagaggtcacacacacacacacacacacacacacatacacacacacaaacagacatacagacacacacagacatacacacacagacacacgcatacagacatacacacacatacagacagacacacacagacacacacagacacacacacagacacacagacatacacacacagacatacacacacacagacacacacatatacacacagacacacacagacatacacacacacagacacacacatatacacacacagacatacacacacagacatacatatacacacatacagacacacacatatacacacagacacacacagacatacacacagacacacatacagacatacacatatatgcacatacacacagacatacacgcacatatacacatatatatatatacacacagacacacatacatagacacacacatatacacacacacagacagacacaaacaga
The nucleotide sequence above comes from Pseudoliparis swirei isolate HS2019 ecotype Mariana Trench chromosome 24, NWPU_hadal_v1, whole genome shotgun sequence. Encoded proteins:
- the pex6 gene encoding peroxisomal ATPase PEX6 isoform X4, which gives rise to MAAQVELCCLESFPSHLSPLDVLVLQTQLHSVFQNDTDPPTALFTPQRPRGSGGPGILLRVHPTTEEEIAGCGGGGDSPGAELGIRVRVFTSRFFLRHHGLQGLGSSTGTLRALEPIPLERLVLGARSRQSLLWAGAERFTGGLLELCRPGQWLLARRGDPLLLPRHPLLGEDPAQVQQQLMELLVLDCSPVTQGRITADTALVLTDCPDSADPPGAAPACRPLRLCVSDFAHYADGLAGGRSLLDSELLRSGLSGPSGLSGVLQALECRLDVQVVDTGRWLGVKGQQGAADVDNCVFVSKRLLLRLGLFNQEWVKLSRPGGASRTTGPGLPDVKGAAGRQRLVSVLVVDLTENPDRQNPDLQNHDEVGFISATLWFNMTEGDEIPVNGCTLRMKRWTPSPPAPAAAARHSDSFSRSSSPMFAGELHVQPVASPLYNNLGCYGDLLSEHFASPRLVSQGDVLTVPTGHAPDLLESNAEGVHRCPVLYFRVQKVCLSTEEGGGGGGGGGEEEEGGEEEEALLVDRLHTTLYMRGPAGGPVPGLSVGGGRSLWSSLCPAGLQTTVELLCSAVSPHLQRSSSLAGCTVLLHGPTGSGKVTALRAATRRLNLHLLKPPLLGDPSCCYLCAGGLRRRVRRHAGGLGGEAVVGVPACRGAASVRPAAAQPAAAARSPRRRQGGQPSPRRALPPAPRRPLQRGRRGDGPQTPGAAGGRRGGVRPPGGAGESHRGAAARHAGQLEPRPPAGERRRPGEDRQGHRGLCVGGSERPAGGSRSSCLQEADSHLPWEAGGGPAGGGPAGGGPAGGDPAGGDPAGGGPAGGGPAGGDPALQRRGGPGPGLLLRPEDPAGGPVLGHRGPQDPRRALGGHRRAAAGEEGDPGHGPAASAAPGAPESGSEPDRAPPVRTPGDRQDPAGQGRGHRVLHDLPQR
- the pex6 gene encoding peroxisomal ATPase PEX6 isoform X3, whose product is MAAQVELCCLESFPSHLSPLDVLVLQTQLHSVFQNDTDPPTALFTPQRPRGSGGPGILLRVHPTTEEEIAGCGGGGDSPGAELGIRVRVFTSRFFLRHHGLQGLGSSTGTLRALEPIPLERLVLGARSRQSLLWAGAERFTGGLLELCRPGQWLLARRGDPLLLPRHPLLGEDPAQVQQQLMELLVLDCSPVTQGRITADTALVLTDCPDSADPPGAAPACRPLRLCVSDFAHYADGLAGGRSLLDSELLRSGLSGPSGLSGVLQALECRLDVQVVDTGRWLGVKGQQGAADVDNCVFVSKRLLLRLGLFNQEWVKLSRPGGASRTTGPGLPDVKGAAGRQRLVSVLVVDLTENPDRQNPDLQNHDEVGFISATLWFNMTEGDEIPVNGCTLRMKRWTPSPPAPAAAARHSDSFSRSSSPMFAGELHVQPVASPLYNNLGCYGDLLSEHFASPRLVSQGDVLTVPTGHAPDLLESNAEGVHRCPVLYFRVQKVCLSTEEGGGGGGGGGEEEEGGEEEEALLVDRLHTTLYMRGPAGGPVPGLSVGGGRSLWSSLCPAGLQTTVELLCSAVSPHLQRSSSLAGCTVLLHGPTGSGKVTALRAATRRLNLHLLKVDCVAVCADTPAASEAKLSSAFRRAEALRPCVLLLRNLQLLLGRRGDAREDSRVHAALCRLLRGAPCSVVVVATVRKPRELPAGVAAAFVHRVALESPTEEQRLAMLVSLSRDLQLGRDVDLERIAKGTAGFVLGDLSALLVEAGRAACRRLIHTCRGRLEEARLEGARLEGARLEETRLEETRLEGARLEGARLEETLRSSGVAVLDQDFCSALKTLQEAQSSAIGAPKIPDVRWEDIGGLQQVKKEILDTVQLPLQRPELLSLGLNRTGLLLYGPPGTGKTLLAKAVATECSMTFLSVKGPELINMYVGQSEENIREVFSRARSAAPCVVFFDELDSLAPSRGRSGDSGGVMDRVVSQLLAELDALPTCAGVFVIGATNRPDLLDRSLLRPGRLQVDPAVDLQRVLERCPDHMTGADLYALCSDAMTAAIKRKIALIDRGLDSEDSPLLVCVEDFSSALENFKPSISPKELQRYRNLHRELTAK
- the pex6 gene encoding peroxisomal ATPase PEX6 isoform X2, with the protein product MAAQVELCCLESFPSHLSPLDVLVLQTQLHSVFQNDTDPPTALFTPQRPRGSGGPGILLRVHPTTEEEIAGCGGGGDSPGAELGIRVRVFTSRFFLRHHGLQGLGSSTGTLRALEPIPLERLVLGARSRQSLLWAGAERFTGGLLELCRPGQWLLARRGDPLLLPRHPLLGEDPAQVQQQLMELLVLDCSPVTQGRITADTALVLTDCPDSADPPGAAPACRPLRLCVSDFAHYADGLAGGRSLLDSELLRSGLSGPSGLSGVLQALECRLDVQVVDTGRWLGVKGQQGAADVDNCVFVSKRLLLRLGLFNQEWVKLSRPGGASRTTGPGLPDVKGAAGRQRLVSVLVVDLTENPDRQNPDLQNHDEVGFISATLWFNMTEGDEIPVNGCTLRMKRWTPSPPAPAAAARHSDSFSRSSSPMFAGELHVQPVASPLYNNLGCYGDLLSEHFASPRLVSQGDVLTVPTGHAPDLLESNAEGVHRCPVLYFRVQKVCLSTEEGGGGGGGGGEEEEGGEEEEALLVDRLHTTLYMRGPAGGPVPGLSVGGGRSLWSSLCPAGLQTTVELLCSAVSPHLQRSSLAGCTVLLHGPTGSGKVTALRAATRRLNLHLLKVDCVAVCADTPAASEAKLSSAFRRAEALRPCVLLLRNLQLLLGRRGDAREDSRVHAALCRLLRGAPCSVVVVATVRKPRELPAGVAAAFVHRVALESPTEEQRLAMLVSLSRDLQLGRDVDLERIAKGTAGFVLGDLSALLVEAGRAACRRLIHTCRGRLEEARLEGARLEGARLEETRLEETRLEGARLEGARLEETLRSSGVAVLDQDFCSALKTLQEAQSSAIGAPKIPDVRWEDIGGLQQVKKEILDTVQLPLQRPELLSLGLNRTGLLLYGPPGTGKTLLAKAVATECSMTFLSVKGPELINMYVGQSEENIREVFSRARSAAPCVVFFDELDSLAPSRGRSGDSGGVMDRVVSQLLAELDALPTCAGVFVIGATNRPDLLDRSLLRPGRFDKLVFVGLSEDRASQLQVLRAILRRLQVDPAVDLQRVLERCPDHMTGADLYALCSDAMTAAIKRKIALIDRGLDSEDSPLLVCVEDFSSALENFKPSISPKELQRYRNLHRELTAK
- the pex6 gene encoding peroxisomal ATPase PEX6 isoform X1 → MAAQVELCCLESFPSHLSPLDVLVLQTQLHSVFQNDTDPPTALFTPQRPRGSGGPGILLRVHPTTEEEIAGCGGGGDSPGAELGIRVRVFTSRFFLRHHGLQGLGSSTGTLRALEPIPLERLVLGARSRQSLLWAGAERFTGGLLELCRPGQWLLARRGDPLLLPRHPLLGEDPAQVQQQLMELLVLDCSPVTQGRITADTALVLTDCPDSADPPGAAPACRPLRLCVSDFAHYADGLAGGRSLLDSELLRSGLSGPSGLSGVLQALECRLDVQVVDTGRWLGVKGQQGAADVDNCVFVSKRLLLRLGLFNQEWVKLSRPGGASRTTGPGLPDVKGAAGRQRLVSVLVVDLTENPDRQNPDLQNHDEVGFISATLWFNMTEGDEIPVNGCTLRMKRWTPSPPAPAAAARHSDSFSRSSSPMFAGELHVQPVASPLYNNLGCYGDLLSEHFASPRLVSQGDVLTVPTGHAPDLLESNAEGVHRCPVLYFRVQKVCLSTEEGGGGGGGGGEEEEGGEEEEALLVDRLHTTLYMRGPAGGPVPGLSVGGGRSLWSSLCPAGLQTTVELLCSAVSPHLQRSSSLAGCTVLLHGPTGSGKVTALRAATRRLNLHLLKVDCVAVCADTPAASEAKLSSAFRRAEALRPCVLLLRNLQLLLGRRGDAREDSRVHAALCRLLRGAPCSVVVVATVRKPRELPAGVAAAFVHRVALESPTEEQRLAMLVSLSRDLQLGRDVDLERIAKGTAGFVLGDLSALLVEAGRAACRRLIHTCRGRLEEARLEGARLEGARLEETRLEETRLEGARLEGARLEETLRSSGVAVLDQDFCSALKTLQEAQSSAIGAPKIPDVRWEDIGGLQQVKKEILDTVQLPLQRPELLSLGLNRTGLLLYGPPGTGKTLLAKAVATECSMTFLSVKGPELINMYVGQSEENIREVFSRARSAAPCVVFFDELDSLAPSRGRSGDSGGVMDRVVSQLLAELDALPTCAGVFVIGATNRPDLLDRSLLRPGRFDKLVFVGLSEDRASQLQVLRAILRRLQVDPAVDLQRVLERCPDHMTGADLYALCSDAMTAAIKRKIALIDRGLDSEDSPLLVCVEDFSSALENFKPSISPKELQRYRNLHRELTAK